Proteins co-encoded in one Coriobacterium glomerans PW2 genomic window:
- a CDS encoding FtsX-like permease family protein, translating into MLFRDQEIMVFNDFFGGRGRRGGAAKSSYEQEVATVVAKRIKIQATTRMTSELQWADEHAQRETIRAIQDDQCDDMNWLPRARNGSSAEHGFLEIGIASARCARTSQAVAALSCWAASTISGASPTAGMTTALLLPGLLVATLVPAAPMILPALLDSWSRLVPGSWGSAWYLARRSATWSIGMSMSVETPIMVGFGLVAGLFSVIRVLAAHARALGATDTSGFRLDVSTTLLLLGGPVVLCALSAAVSVIMSSRSRTRDVALMTVAGADARTIVATSALEALIHALSASAVGAASVLATCAVVDGAYGLPFSVGIDFMPGLVVSSVGFALVLAATLAPAIANLRRPPARALSSGQ; encoded by the coding sequence ATGCTGTTCCGCGATCAGGAGATCATGGTCTTCAACGATTTCTTTGGAGGCCGAGGTCGTCGAGGAGGGGCGGCCAAGTCGTCCTACGAGCAGGAAGTCGCTACCGTCGTCGCCAAGCGGATCAAGATCCAGGCCACGACCCGCATGACATCCGAGTTGCAATGGGCCGACGAGCATGCGCAGCGCGAGACCATCCGCGCCATCCAGGACGACCAGTGCGACGACATGAACTGGCTCCCCAGAGCCCGGAACGGCAGTTCTGCCGAACACGGTTTCCTCGAGATCGGGATCGCCAGTGCACGGTGCGCGAGAACATCGCAAGCTGTCGCGGCGCTCAGCTGCTGGGCGGCCTCAACGATTTCGGGTGCTTCGCCGACGGCCGGTATGACCACGGCGCTTCTGCTGCCCGGCCTGCTGGTGGCCACCTTGGTGCCGGCCGCCCCGATGATTCTCCCCGCGCTGCTCGATAGCTGGAGCCGGCTCGTGCCCGGCAGTTGGGGCAGCGCGTGGTATCTCGCCCGCCGCAGCGCGACCTGGTCTATCGGCATGAGCATGTCGGTCGAGACGCCGATCATGGTCGGCTTCGGGCTCGTCGCGGGTCTGTTCTCCGTCATACGCGTTCTGGCGGCCCACGCCCGCGCGCTCGGCGCCACCGATACGAGCGGCTTTCGATTGGACGTCTCGACCACGCTGCTTCTTCTCGGCGGCCCGGTGGTGCTCTGCGCCCTCAGCGCTGCCGTGAGCGTCATCATGTCGTCGAGATCGCGCACCCGCGACGTAGCGCTGATGACGGTCGCCGGAGCCGATGCGCGCACGATCGTCGCAACTTCCGCGCTCGAGGCGCTCATCCATGCGCTGAGCGCATCTGCCGTCGGCGCCGCGTCGGTGCTGGCAACCTGCGCTGTGGTCGACGGCGCCTACGGGCTTCCGTTTTCTGTCGGCATTGATTTCATGCCGGGGTTGGTGGTCTCATCAGTCGGCTTCGCACTCGTGCTCGCGGCCACGCTCGCGCCGGCGATCGCCAATCTTCGTCGCCCGCCGGCGCGGGCGCTCTCATCCGGGCAGTGA
- a CDS encoding DUF3887 domain-containing protein yields the protein MRKNQKIMIGGGIGIVLILACVAVALFVTSGQQQAAQTKPGLPDWTDEAAVRKEARALIDEANDHDWDALAGKVSATVKTSKSELIKGFKNSEATMDAFGAFKSYDDVAYYQSASGDQAIIVQQATHENAKVQYSVAFEKDGGWSMFRFK from the coding sequence ATGCGAAAGAATCAGAAGATCATGATCGGAGGCGGCATCGGGATCGTTCTGATCCTGGCGTGCGTTGCCGTCGCGCTTTTCGTCACCTCAGGTCAGCAGCAGGCAGCGCAGACGAAACCTGGTCTGCCCGACTGGACCGATGAAGCCGCGGTGCGCAAGGAGGCGCGCGCGCTCATCGATGAGGCGAACGACCACGACTGGGATGCGCTCGCAGGGAAGGTCTCCGCCACAGTGAAGACATCGAAATCAGAACTTATCAAAGGCTTCAAAAATTCCGAGGCGACCATGGATGCGTTCGGAGCCTTCAAATCATATGATGATGTCGCGTACTACCAGAGCGCGTCAGGAGATCAGGCGATAATCGTGCAGCAGGCGACCCACGAGAATGCCAAGGTCCAGTACAGCGTCGCCTTTGAAAAAGATGGGGGTTGGTCAATGTTCCGGTTCAAATGA
- a CDS encoding YhfC family intramembrane metalloprotease, translated as MMVSIASIICLAASALIAVGGPFILFFVTRARLHVRFIPVLIGAVTFIVFAGVFEQILHGVVLFRLFPRLISTLPFVYALYGALAAGVFEELGRACAFLMLRRSHRPAEGVERAIGYGIGHGGIESLLGQGLQVLNELILAIMANSVGASQLIASLSADKQMVVEQQLQQLLANPSISWLLFGFERACSISFHIAASVIVWMAVSGLIRKSWIVGAILLHALSDFGAGLYQANALPIWATELWAIAVALLTIGVAVRLYRASRRKSAARPDSAEAAEPAPDVSSAG; from the coding sequence ATGATGGTCTCGATCGCTTCGATCATATGTCTGGCGGCGTCGGCGCTGATAGCTGTGGGCGGTCCGTTTATCTTGTTCTTCGTCACTCGAGCCCGCCTGCATGTTCGATTCATCCCCGTGCTGATAGGCGCGGTCACCTTCATCGTGTTCGCAGGGGTCTTTGAGCAGATCCTTCATGGGGTCGTCTTGTTCAGGCTCTTTCCCCGGCTCATCTCGACCCTGCCGTTCGTCTACGCACTCTATGGAGCTTTGGCCGCCGGGGTGTTCGAGGAGCTCGGACGCGCCTGCGCCTTCCTTATGCTCCGCCGCTCGCATCGCCCCGCCGAGGGCGTCGAGCGGGCCATAGGATATGGTATCGGTCACGGCGGGATCGAGTCGCTTCTGGGTCAGGGATTGCAGGTGCTCAATGAACTGATCTTGGCCATCATGGCCAACAGCGTGGGCGCATCCCAGCTCATCGCGTCTCTTTCAGCAGACAAGCAGATGGTGGTGGAGCAGCAGCTTCAGCAATTGCTGGCCAATCCGTCGATCTCCTGGCTCCTCTTCGGCTTTGAACGCGCCTGCTCGATCAGCTTCCACATCGCCGCCTCGGTGATCGTGTGGATGGCCGTCAGCGGACTGATCCGCAAAAGCTGGATCGTCGGCGCGATCCTGCTGCACGCGCTCAGCGATTTCGGTGCCGGTCTGTACCAGGCCAATGCTCTGCCGATATGGGCGACTGAGCTCTGGGCCATTGCGGTCGCTCTGCTCACCATCGGCGTCGCGGTGCGTCTCTATCGGGCCTCGCGGCGAAAAAGTGCCGCGAGGCCTGACTCCGCTGAAGCCGCCGAGCCGGCACCGGATGTCTCCTCTGCCGGGTGA